The Pan paniscus chromosome 3, NHGRI_mPanPan1-v2.0_pri, whole genome shotgun sequence genome includes a window with the following:
- the ZFP42 gene encoding zinc finger protein 42 homolog: MNQQLKKRAKTRHQKGLGGRTPSGAKPRQGKTSQDLQAEIEPVSAVWALCDGYVCYEPGPQALGGDDFSDCYIECVIRGEFSQPILEEDSLFESLEYLKKGSEQQLSQKVLEGSSLECSLEYVKKGVKKELPQKIVGENSLEYSEYMTGKKLPPGGIPGIDLSDPKQLAEFARKKPPINKEYDSLSAIACPQSGCTRKLRNRAALRKHLLIHGPRDHVCAECGKAFVESSKLKRHFLVHTGEKPFQCTFEGCGKRFSLDFNLRTHVRIHTGEKRFVCPFQGCNRRFIQSNNLKAHILTHANTNKNEQEGK; this comes from the coding sequence ATGAACCAGCAACTGAAGAAACGGGCAAAGACGAGACACCAGAAAGGCCTGGGTGGAAGAACCCCCAGTGGGGCGAAGCCCAGGCAAGGCAAGACAAGCCAAGACCTGCAGGCGGAAATAGAACCTGTCAGCGCGGTGTGGGCCTTATGTGATGGCTATGTGTGCTATGAGCCTGGCCCTCAGGCTCTGGGAGGGGATGATTTCTCAGACTGTTACATAGAATGCGTCATAAGGGGTGAGTTTTCTCAACCCATCCTGGAAGAGGACTCACTTTTTGAGTCTTTGGAATACCTAAAGAAAGGATCAGAACAACAGCTTTCTCAAAAGGTTCTCGAAGGAAGCTCCCTTGAATGTTCTTTGGAATACGTGAAAAAAGGGGTAAAGAAAGAGCTTCCACAAAAGATAGTTGGAGAGAATTCGCTTGAGTATTCTGAGTACATGACAGGCAAGAAGCTTCCGCCTGGAGGAATACCTGGCATTGACCTATCAGATCCTAAACAGCTCGCAGAATTTGCTAGAAAGAAGCCCCCCATAAATAAAGAATATGACAGTCTGAGCGCAATCGCTTGTCCTCAGAGTGGATGCACTAGGAAGTTGAGGAATAGAGCTGCCCTGAGAAAGCATCTCCTCATTCATGGTCCCCGAGACCACGTCTGTGCGGAATGTGGGAAAGCGTTCGTTGAGAGCTCAAAACTGAAAAGACATTTCCtggttcatactggagagaagccgTTTCAGTGCACTTTTGAAGGGTGCGGAAAGCGCTTCTCTCTGGACTTTAATTTGCGTACGCACGTGCGCATCCACACGGGGGAGAAACGTTTCGTGTGTCCCTTTCAAGGCTGCAACAGGAGGTTTATTCAGTCAAATAACCTGAAAGCCCACATCCTAACGCATGCAAATACGAACAAGAATGAACAAGAGGGAAAGTAG